The following proteins come from a genomic window of Miscanthus floridulus cultivar M001 chromosome 2, ASM1932011v1, whole genome shotgun sequence:
- the LOC136538607 gene encoding UDP-glycosyltransferase 92A1-like codes for MATTTTKHVVLFPFPGQGHHASFLAIARLLTRELPDAAITLVSTPRNVAALRSSSSATTISIGFHALPFVPADHGLPVGCESTSSLPVPSFVTLFEALESLEPAFDDYVSGLRRQSGGEADICIVADVFVAWTVGVARRHGCAHAVFVSCGAFGTAIFHALWNHMPALPFGSDGLLRLPEYPDVVLHRSQLSPVFLLHAELSDRWTAFYQRAIRHGYRTDAVLANTVEDFESTGLTMMRRAAGKVPVRPIGPLVRCGNDSSMDETDDGGVLRWLDTHPQSSVLYISFGSQNTIQAKQMTELAAALETTGRPFVWAIRPPVGFDVAGAFRDEWLPEGFEARARAENRGLVVRGWAPQVRILAHAATGAFLSHCGWNSVLESLTHGVPILGWPIAAEQFYNARMLAEEWGVCAEVARGNLESSAVERSKVAEAVETVMADTVASVAMRRRVKEVQEVLTSARRQEEGSSTTALHEFLRAMNLQ; via the coding sequence ATGGCGACCACGACAACCAAACACGTCGTTCTCTTCCCCTTCCCTGGTCAGGGCCACCACGCCAGCTTCCTCGCCATCGCCCGCCTCCTCACCCGTGAGCTCCCGGACGCCGCCATCACGCTCGTCTCCACTCCACGCAACGTCGCCGCCCTGCGCTCCTCCTCGTCGGCCACCACTATCTCTATCGGCTTCCACGCTCTGCCGTTCGTCCCGGCCGACCACGGCCTGCCCGTCGGCTGCGAGTCAACCAGCTCCCTCCCGGTGCCATCGTTCGTCACGCTCTTCGAGGCCCTCGAGTCCCTGGAGCCCGCCTTCGACGACTACGTGTCGGGCCTCCGCCGACAGAGCGGCGGCGAGGCGGACATCTGCATCGTCGCCGACGTGTTCGTCGCGTGGACGGTGGGCGTCGCGCGGCGGCACGGGTGCGCGCACGCGGTCTTTGTCTCCTGCGGCGCGTTCGGGACGGCCATCTTTCACGCCCTGTGGAACCACATGCCGGCGCTGCCTTTCGGCTCCGACGGCTTGCTCCGCCTGCCAGAGTACCCGGACGTGGTGCTCCACCGGTCGCAGCTGTCGCCCGTCTTCCTCCTCCACGCCGAGTTGAGCGACCGGTGGACGGCGTTCTACCAGCGGGCCATACGGCACGGGTATCGCACGGACGCGGTGCTCGCCAACACCGTGGAGGATTTCGAGAGCACGGGGCTGACAATGATGCGCCGTGCTGCCGGCAAGGTTCCGGTCAGGCCCATCGGCCCTCTCGTCCGCTGCGGCAACGACTCAAGCATGGACGAGACCGACGACGGCGGCGTTCTCCGGTGGCTGGACACGCATCCTCAGTCGTCCGTCTTGTACATTTCTTTCGGGTCACAGAACACCATACAAGCCAAGCAGATGACGGAGCTCGCCGCAGCGCTGGAAACCACCGGCCGGCCGTTCGTCTGGGCGATCCGGCCGCCCGTGGGGTTCGACGTCGCCGGCGCGTTCCGCGACGAGTGGCTACCCGAGGGGTTCGAGGCGCGGGCGCGCGCCGAGAACAGAGGCCTCGTCGTGCGCGGGTGGGCGCCGCAGGTGCGGATCCTGGCGCACGCCGCCACGGGCGCGTTCCTCAGCCACTGCGGGTGGAACTCGGTACTGGAGAGCCTGACGCACGGCGTGCCCATCCTCGGGTGGCCAATAGCTGCGGAGCAGTTCTACAACGCGCGGATGCTGGCGGAGGAGTGGGGGGTGTGCGCGGAGGTGGCGCGCGGGAACCTGGAGAGCTCGGCAGTGGAGAGgtccaaggtggccgaggccgtgGAGACGGTGATGGCGGACACCGTGGCGTCGGTGGCCATGCGGCGGCGGGTCAAGGAGGTCCAGGAGGTGTTGACGAGTGCCAGGCGGCAGGAGGAGGGATCGTCTACGACGGCGCTGCACGAGTTCTTAAGAGCCATGAACCTGCAATGA
- the LOC136536413 gene encoding uncharacterized protein, whose product MATATTWGDGALWRWRGARIRPPSLSFFPEPGGARARVRPPSLSFSFFAPAVRRSVWRRSRPAELAPAPADLAPAARRSSPPRLGGARRSSPPWLGGTRPRGPAEVAPGSGPPPSHSSPSPAELAPASGPSLSFSFFAPAVRRRSRPADLAPVARRSSPPRPGRARAGIQPPSLSFFFPEPGGARARVRSPSLSFSFFAPAARRSSRPAELAPGGARPRGPAKLAPAPADLAPAARRSSRPAELLHRLAPTAAPCPDGSHHLRRLSSKRIFALPIAEDPEWPNDTTF is encoded by the exons atggcgacggcgacgacgtggGGCGACGGCGCGCTCTGGCGCTGGCGCGGCGCCCGGAtccggcccccctccctctccttcttccccgagcccggcggagctcgcgcccgcgtccggcccccctccctctccttctccttcttcgcgCCCGCGGTTCGGCGGAGCGTCTGGCGGAGGTCGCGCCCGGCCGagctcgcgcccgcgccggcggatctcgcgcccgcggctcggcggagctcgcccccgcggctcggcggagctcggcggagctcgccCCCGTGGCTCGGCGGAACTCGCCCCCGCGGCCCGGCCGAGGTCGCGCCCGGAtccggcccccctccctctcattcttccccgagcccggcggagctcgcgcccgcgtccggcccctccctctccttctccttcttcgcgCCCGCGGTTCGGCGGAGGTCGCGCCCGGCCGATCTCGCGCCCGTGGCTCGGCGGAGCTCGCCCCCGCGGCCCGGCCGAGCTCGCGCCGGGATCCAGCCCCCCTCCCtatccttcttcttccccgagcccggcggagctcgcgcccgcgtccggtccccctccctctccttctccttcttcgcacccgcggctcggcggagctcgcgtccggcggagctcgcgcccggCGGAGCTCGCCCTCGCGGCCCGGCCAagctcgcgcccgcgccggcggATCTCGCACCCGCggctcggcggagctcgcgcccggCGGAGCTCTTGCATCGTCTTGCCCCGACGGCCGCGCCCTGCCCCGACGGCTCCCACCATTTGCGTCGTCTCTCTTCGAAACGCATATTTGCCTTACCAATCGCAGAGGACCCAGAATGG CCAAACGACACCACCTTCTAA
- the LOC136536414 gene encoding crocetin glucosyltransferase 3-like, producing MATARLLARELPDAAITLVSTPGNVAALRSSSSATSLSIGFHALPFVPADHGLPVGCESNQLPPMPSFVTLFEALESLEPAFDDYVSGLRGQSGDEADICIVADVFVAWTVDVARRHGCAHAVFVSCGAFGTAILHALRSHMPALPFGSDGLLRLPEYPDVVLHRSQLSPVFLLHAGLRDRWTAFYQRAKRHGYRTDAVLANTVEEFESTGLTIMRRAAGKIMRLEINAPKLTFSDMEKFRIFHKQAHILTLQ from the coding sequence ATGGCCACCGCCCGCCTCCTCGCCCGTGAGCTCCCGGACGCCGCCATCACGCTCGTCTCCACTCCAGGCAACGTCGCCGCCCTGCGCTCCTCCTCGTCGGCCACTTCTCTCTCTATCGGCTTCCACGCTCTGCCGTTCGTCCCGGCCGACCACGGCCTGCCCGTCGGCTGCGAGTCAAACCAGCTCCCCCCGATGCCATCGTTCGTCACGCTCTTCGAGGCCTTGGAGTCCCTGGAGCCCGCCTTCGACGACTACGTCTCAGGCCTCCGCGGACAGAGCGGCGACGAGGCGGACATCTGCATCGTCGCCGACGTGTTCGTCGCGTGGACGGTGGACGTCGCGCGGCGGCACGGGTGCGCGCACGCGGTCTTCGTCTCCTGCGGCGCGTTCGGGACGGCCATCCTTCACGCCCTGAGAAGCCACATGCCGGCGCTGCCCTTCGGCTCCGACGGCTTGCTCCGCCTGCCAGAGTACCCGGACGTGGTGCTCCACCGGTCGCAGCTGTCGCCCGTCTTCCTCCTCCACGCTGGCTTGCGCGACCGGTGGACGGCGTTCTACCAGCGGGCCAAACGGCACGGGTATCGCACGGACGCTGTGCTCGCCAACACCGTAGAGGAGTTCGAGAGCACGGGGCTGACAATAATGCGCCGTGCTGCCGGCAAGATTATGAGACTGGAAATAAACGCGCCCAAGTTAACTTTTAGTGATATGGAGAAATTTCGTATCTTTCACAAGCAAGCTCATATCTTGACGTTGCAGTAG
- the LOC136538608 gene encoding putative B3 domain-containing protein Os03g0621600 has product MRKPGKRSRESNAYFYPDHKDEKDKYFFKVLVGDFRERLAIPDKFMQHFRRLIANSVKIESRCGHTFDVEVAKNLGKVVLQTGWKEFVTAHDLNMGDFLVFKYDGTSRLKVFIFDLSCCEKVPPCLVKRNHTCGRETREMHIEISSSCGDLPLNVTASSSTSPSDSSGDSVSPEDQKSHYVPGYILPKGTYLTCVQMKKLKERVRTSTSTIPIYGCIVKKSNLRRGSQAMGIPRVYADVYLPFENQTLMLQCCGESWDVRCIPHKGGLRGKSLAQGWKQFARDNKLQVGDLCLFELLENTKYTMNVHIIRAK; this is encoded by the exons ATGAGAAAGCCTGGTAAGAGAAGCAGGGAGAGCAATGCATATTTCTATCCGGATCACAAGGATGAGAAGGACAAGTATTTCTTCAAGGTTCTGGTCGGTGATTTTCGTGAACGATTG GCCATACCTGATAAATTCATGCAACATTTCAGAAGGCTAATAGCAAACAGTGTTAAGATAGAATCACGCTGTGGACACACTTTTGATGTTGAAGTAGCTAAGAATCTGGGCAAAGTAGTCCTTCAAACGGGATGGAAGGAGTTTGTTACTGCCCATGACTTGAACATGGGGGACTTCTTGGTTTTCAAGTACGACGGGACTTCTCGATTGAAGGTTTTCATATTTGATCTTAGTTGTTGCGAGAAAGTGCCTCCATGCCTTGTCAAGAGAAATCATACCTGTGGCAGAGAAACAAGGGAAATGCACATTGAAATTTCAAGCAGTTGTGGAGATCTTCCCTTGAATGTCACTGCTAGTTCATCAACCTCCCCATCCGACTCATCAG GAGATTCTGTATCTCCAGAAGACCAGAAATCACATTATGTTCCAGGTTACATCCTCCCAAAGGGAACCTATCTCACCTGTGTGCAGATGAAGAAACTGAAAGAGAGAGTCCGAACTAGTACTTCTACTATCCCCATCTACGGATGCATCGTGAAGAAGAGCAATCTTCGTAGGGGATCTCAGGCTATG ggcatACCAAGAGTATATGCTGATGTATATCTACCATTTGAGAACCAAACACTGATGCTTCAATGCTGTGGCGAGAGTTGGGACGTGCGGTGTATACCTCATAAGGGCGGACTCAGAGGCAAAAGTCTTGCTCAAGGGTGGAAACAGTTTGCTCGTGACAACAAGTTGCAGGTGGGAGATCTCTGCCTCTTTGAGCTACTTGAAAACACGAAGTACACGATGAATGTGCATATCATTCGCGCAAAATGA